In Pedobacter sp. SL55, the following proteins share a genomic window:
- a CDS encoding FAD-dependent oxidoreductase, which produces MKKTLVLLLCLPVFLFAKQKEISVDVCIYGGTSAGVIAAYTAAKSGKNVIVVEPGSRLGGLSAGGLGMTDIGNKYVVSGLALDFYRKLGTHYGSFESWIFEPKVALQIFNDYIKQAKVEVLYNKQLVSAVKSGKTITEIAVANTATKTARLLKIKAKVFLDCTYEGDLMAKAGVSYFVGREDNSTYGETLSGVQLLKQHQLPDGVDPYVEKGNPSSGLLWGINNEALKPNGTGDKKVQAYNFRITLTNDPKNLVEITKPDNYDPKRYELLIRQKEIQPWKGLNDVFIWSLMPNQKTDINNRNGMSTDMIGANWDYPEADYAKRKQFIKAHEDYTKGLLYFVGNDPRIPDFIRKEMKTWGYPKDEYEDNGNWSPQLYIREARRMVSDVVMNQNHCQGREVVSDEIAFAAYTMDSHNCDRLVVNGMAKNEGNVEVGGFPPFPISYRAIVPKRNEVDNLLVPVCMSASHIAFGSIRMEPVFMVLAQSAAVAAVIAIDQKIAIQDVDVNAIKAILKSNPKADGRKPDVISSVADEKHIAITGNWEKIATKGYGKYYLVRSSASTEASVKFGFDHKAQPGKYKAYYYYPKGEKDAAEIDLELYNGKEKKSISLNLKEVKIQGQTTSIWVEIGEFDFDFSANAYLKLTNNYAKGDIAANAVLLVPNK; this is translated from the coding sequence ATGAAAAAAACACTTGTTCTTTTATTGTGCCTGCCAGTTTTCTTATTTGCAAAACAAAAAGAGATTTCGGTAGATGTATGTATTTATGGCGGTACTTCTGCTGGGGTAATTGCAGCTTATACTGCAGCCAAATCGGGTAAGAACGTAATTGTAGTAGAGCCGGGCAGTAGACTGGGTGGCTTAAGTGCTGGCGGTTTAGGTATGACAGATATTGGAAACAAATACGTGGTGTCTGGCTTGGCTTTAGATTTTTACCGAAAGTTGGGAACGCACTATGGTAGTTTTGAAAGTTGGATTTTTGAGCCTAAAGTGGCCTTGCAAATCTTTAACGACTACATCAAACAAGCTAAGGTAGAAGTGCTTTACAACAAACAGTTGGTCAGCGCTGTTAAAAGCGGGAAAACAATTACTGAAATCGCTGTAGCAAATACAGCAACTAAGACAGCACGACTGTTGAAGATCAAAGCAAAAGTTTTCTTGGATTGTACCTATGAAGGCGATTTGATGGCCAAAGCAGGTGTAAGCTATTTTGTGGGCAGGGAAGATAATAGCACGTATGGAGAAACCCTTAGTGGTGTACAGTTATTAAAGCAACATCAACTGCCTGATGGGGTAGATCCTTACGTAGAGAAGGGAAATCCGTCGAGTGGTTTATTGTGGGGCATTAACAACGAAGCTTTAAAACCCAATGGCACTGGCGATAAGAAAGTGCAGGCTTATAATTTTCGTATTACCCTAACCAATGATCCTAAAAATCTGGTGGAGATTACGAAGCCCGATAATTACGATCCGAAAAGGTACGAATTGTTGATCAGACAAAAGGAAATCCAACCCTGGAAAGGATTGAACGATGTATTTATCTGGAGTTTAATGCCTAATCAGAAAACAGATATCAATAACCGCAATGGGATGTCTACAGATATGATTGGTGCCAATTGGGATTATCCCGAAGCAGATTACGCCAAGCGGAAACAGTTCATCAAGGCACATGAGGATTATACCAAGGGGCTGCTATATTTCGTAGGAAATGATCCAAGAATACCTGATTTTATTAGAAAGGAAATGAAGACTTGGGGCTATCCGAAGGATGAATACGAAGACAATGGAAATTGGTCGCCGCAATTGTACATCAGAGAAGCTAGGCGCATGGTAAGCGATGTGGTGATGAACCAAAACCATTGCCAAGGTAGGGAAGTGGTAAGTGATGAGATTGCCTTTGCGGCCTACACTATGGATTCGCACAACTGCGATAGGTTGGTGGTTAACGGTATGGCGAAGAATGAAGGCAATGTAGAAGTGGGAGGTTTCCCACCTTTTCCAATCTCCTATCGTGCTATTGTGCCCAAACGTAATGAGGTAGATAACTTGTTGGTGCCGGTTTGTATGTCTGCTTCGCATATTGCCTTCGGTTCTATCAGGATGGAGCCAGTGTTTATGGTATTGGCACAATCTGCCGCAGTGGCCGCTGTTATTGCCATAGATCAGAAAATAGCCATACAAGATGTGGATGTAAATGCAATCAAAGCAATACTGAAAAGTAATCCGAAAGCCGATGGTAGAAAACCAGATGTAATCAGTAGTGTTGCTGATGAAAAACATATTGCAATAACTGGAAATTGGGAAAAAATAGCCACCAAAGGTTATGGCAAGTACTATCTGGTACGTTCTTCAGCGAGCACTGAAGCAAGTGTAAAGTTCGGGTTTGACCACAAGGCCCAACCAGGGAAATATAAAGCTTACTACTATTACCCAAAAGGCGAAAAAGATGCAGCGGAAATAGATTTAGAACTATATAATGGAAAAGAAAAGAAATCCATCTCCCTAAACTTAAAAGAGGTTAAAATACAAGGACAAACCACCAGTATTTGGGTAGAGATAGGAGAATTTGACTTCGATTTTTCAGCAAACGCTTATTTGAAATTGACCAATAATTATGCTAAGGGAGACATTGCTGCAAATGCTGTATTACTTGTTCCCAATAAATAA
- a CDS encoding glycoside hydrolase family 3 N-terminal domain-containing protein: protein MTNTEKRGASLRKLGLLALLLCFFFAANAQKKPLYLDPKQPIKSRVKDLMDRMTLDVKIAQMCQYVGLEHMREAEKNISEQELLNGHARGFYKGLHSEGVERMVKQGVIGSFLHVLDVKEANHLQRLAEQSPLKIPLLLGIDAIHGNGLMSGSTIYPSPITMASTFAPSLIEQSFRQTALEMRAVGMHWAFFTKYRSGKRSKMGQGGRKFWRRSVFGYPNGYRFGSRFTNEQI from the coding sequence ATGACAAATACAGAAAAACGAGGAGCGAGCCTAAGAAAATTAGGCTTGCTAGCCCTCTTATTATGCTTTTTTTTCGCTGCAAATGCGCAGAAGAAGCCACTATATCTTGATCCTAAACAGCCTATCAAATCGAGGGTAAAAGACTTGATGGATAGGATGACCTTAGATGTGAAAATAGCACAGATGTGCCAATACGTAGGTTTGGAGCACATGCGTGAAGCTGAAAAGAACATTTCGGAACAGGAACTATTAAACGGCCATGCCCGAGGATTTTACAAAGGTCTGCACTCTGAAGGTGTGGAGCGTATGGTAAAGCAGGGAGTGATAGGTTCGTTCTTACATGTATTGGATGTGAAAGAAGCCAATCATCTACAAAGACTGGCAGAGCAAAGCCCACTAAAAATTCCTTTGTTGTTAGGTATCGATGCCATTCATGGGAATGGCCTGATGTCAGGGTCTACCATTTATCCATCGCCAATTACCATGGCCTCTACATTTGCACCTTCACTGATCGAGCAGTCTTTTAGGCAAACTGCTTTAGAGATGCGTGCTGTTGGTATGCACTGGGCTTTTTTCACCAAATATAGAAGTGGCAAGAGATCCAAGATGGGGCAGGGTGGGCGAAAGTTTTGGCGAAGATCCGTATTTGGTTACCCGAATGGGTATCGCTTCGGTTCGAGGTTTACAAATGAACAAATTTGA
- a CDS encoding glycoside hydrolase family 3 protein, whose amino-acid sequence MARDPRWGRVGESFGEDPYLVTRMGIASVRGLQMNKFDRDKSVLACIKHLTGGGIGNNGTNAAPVEIGEGELRNVFLAPFKATIEKTKPYSLMPAHNEINGVPCHANKWLMTDIVRNEYGFEGFIVSDWMDMESLSNKHKMTPTVKDAFQVSVDAGVDMHMHGPVFLDDIQELVAEGRLTEARIDAACEKILEAKFSLGLFENRYVDIKNANKTVFIKEHQQTALEIARRGVVLLKNKNQLLPIANQQYKNIMVVGPNMDNQSIMGDWVFEQPRANYKTVLDGIKAEAQGSKVHSVDVGWNLRKMNTDSIAKAVNMATKMDLILVAIGEDSFRQHWTDKTAGEPRQNGSEPVGQTTTADRRTEEKR is encoded by the coding sequence GTGGCAAGAGATCCAAGATGGGGCAGGGTGGGCGAAAGTTTTGGCGAAGATCCGTATTTGGTTACCCGAATGGGTATCGCTTCGGTTCGAGGTTTACAAATGAACAAATTTGATCGAGATAAAAGTGTGCTGGCTTGTATCAAACACTTAACCGGTGGTGGTATTGGTAATAATGGTACCAATGCTGCTCCTGTAGAAATTGGAGAAGGCGAATTGCGAAATGTATTCTTAGCACCATTTAAGGCTACTATCGAAAAGACAAAGCCTTACTCGCTCATGCCTGCGCATAATGAAATCAATGGGGTTCCCTGTCATGCCAATAAATGGTTGATGACAGATATTGTGAGAAACGAATATGGTTTTGAGGGTTTCATTGTGAGCGATTGGATGGATATGGAATCATTGAGCAACAAGCATAAAATGACCCCAACGGTTAAAGATGCTTTTCAGGTTTCGGTTGATGCAGGAGTAGACATGCACATGCACGGGCCTGTTTTTTTGGATGACATTCAAGAGCTAGTTGCCGAAGGCCGTTTAACCGAAGCCAGAATTGATGCCGCCTGTGAGAAGATATTGGAGGCTAAATTTAGTTTGGGTTTGTTCGAAAATAGATATGTAGATATCAAAAACGCAAACAAAACCGTATTCATTAAAGAACACCAACAAACAGCTTTAGAAATTGCCAGAAGAGGCGTGGTGTTGCTGAAAAATAAAAACCAGCTTTTGCCTATCGCTAACCAACAGTACAAAAATATCATGGTAGTGGGTCCAAACATGGATAATCAATCCATCATGGGCGATTGGGTTTTTGAACAGCCGCGAGCAAATTACAAAACCGTGTTGGATGGCATTAAAGCCGAAGCACAAGGATCAAAAGTCCACAGTGTGGATGTGGGTTGGAATTTGCGTAAAATGAATACAGATTCCATTGCCAAAGCTGTAAATATGGCTACAAAAATGGATTTGATTTTGGTAGCCATTGGCGAAGATTCGTTTAGACAGCATTGGACAGATAAAACCGCAGGTGAACCGCGACAGAATGGATCTGAACCTGTGGGGCAAACAACAACAGCTGATAGAAGAACTGAAGAAAAGCGGTAA
- a CDS encoding glycoside hydrolase family 3 C-terminal domain-containing protein produces the protein MDLNLWGKQQQLIEELKKSGKPMVVVLINGRPLTTPWLEENADAVLEAWEPGSFGGQAIAEIIFGKVNPSGKLPITIPRHVGQVPIYYYQKPSQYSHPFIDGNKDPLYAFGYGLSYTNFKYSGLTTAKNIKYGDSLKVTVQVQNTGDLDGEEVVQLYLRDDFSLVTRPVKLLVGFERVFLKKGEQKTISFTLGKDVFGFYDNKGKYIFEPGSFTVMAGGSSVNKDQIFQKVEVRE, from the coding sequence ATGGATCTGAACCTGTGGGGCAAACAACAACAGCTGATAGAAGAACTGAAGAAAAGCGGTAAACCAATGGTGGTTGTATTGATAAATGGCCGCCCCTTAACTACGCCTTGGCTGGAAGAAAACGCAGATGCCGTTTTGGAAGCTTGGGAGCCGGGATCTTTTGGTGGACAGGCTATAGCCGAGATTATTTTTGGTAAGGTAAACCCCAGCGGGAAACTACCAATAACCATCCCCCGTCACGTAGGCCAGGTGCCCATTTATTATTATCAAAAGCCTTCGCAATATTCGCATCCCTTTATCGATGGAAATAAGGATCCATTATACGCCTTTGGTTACGGCTTAAGCTATACCAATTTTAAATACAGCGGCTTAACTACAGCAAAAAATATCAAGTATGGTGATTCTTTAAAAGTAACTGTACAAGTTCAAAATACTGGTGATTTAGATGGCGAAGAAGTAGTGCAGTTGTACCTACGTGATGATTTTAGTTTGGTAACCAGACCAGTGAAATTATTGGTGGGCTTTGAACGTGTATTCCTTAAAAAGGGTGAGCAAAAGACCATCAGTTTTACTTTGGGCAAAGATGTTTTTGGCTTTTACGATAATAAGGGTAAATACATTTTCGAGCCGGGCAGCTTTACCGTAATGGCTGGGGGAAGTTCGGTAAATAAAGATCAGATTTTTCAGAAAGTGGAGGTAAGGGAATAA
- a CDS encoding glycoside hydrolase family 2 TIM barrel-domain containing protein: protein MMKYKMLLLYTFLILGLGACKDRYDYPIPRNSFEETTTPPPAKVTVVKVNNQWQMQVNGKEFYIKGVASNNYHDLAIKYGANTARTYGVATNTREILDKAHAAGVYVNFGLYIGRETDGFDYNNATAVSQQLEKMKQDILRFKDHPALLCWSIGNEAEASYTNTKLWTAIEDIAKFIHANDPNHPTTTTLASSNVDHIKNIMNLAPSIDILSVNTYAPNLPGVLGNVITAGWQKPYMITEFGPRGTWQMAPEPTRVLTWGGLVEQTSTEKADIYLQAYQDNIIANKANGCIGSFVFLWGYQTHGEVLTWFGMFDKKGYTFPAVDAMQFAWTGSYPANRAPVILNRNQMLMDGKKAEDNIMVAKASAHTASVVATDPENDPLTYAWRIVKEKAAAADGSLADGIAGLITTNTTANITFTAPNETGAYRLIVFVSDDTNKKVASAVIPFYVN, encoded by the coding sequence ATGATGAAGTATAAAATGTTATTGCTTTACACCTTCCTTATTTTAGGTTTGGGCGCTTGTAAAGACCGGTACGATTATCCGATACCGCGAAACTCTTTCGAGGAAACGACTACGCCGCCCCCGGCAAAGGTAACGGTGGTAAAGGTCAATAACCAATGGCAAATGCAGGTAAACGGAAAGGAGTTTTATATTAAAGGGGTTGCCTCTAACAACTACCATGATCTTGCAATCAAATATGGGGCTAATACAGCCAGAACTTATGGCGTGGCCACCAATACCAGAGAGATTTTAGATAAGGCACATGCCGCGGGAGTTTATGTGAACTTCGGTTTGTACATCGGTAGGGAAACAGATGGCTTCGATTATAATAATGCAACGGCAGTAAGCCAGCAGTTAGAAAAAATGAAGCAAGATATTCTCCGTTTTAAAGATCATCCGGCACTTTTATGTTGGTCTATTGGTAACGAGGCCGAGGCTAGCTACACCAATACCAAATTGTGGACTGCCATAGAGGATATTGCAAAGTTTATCCATGCCAACGATCCAAACCATCCTACTACAACCACATTGGCAAGTTCGAATGTTGATCATATCAAGAACATCATGAACTTGGCGCCTAGTATCGATATCCTGTCGGTAAATACCTATGCGCCAAATTTACCTGGTGTGTTGGGCAATGTAATCACGGCAGGCTGGCAAAAACCTTACATGATTACCGAATTCGGTCCTCGTGGTACTTGGCAAATGGCACCAGAGCCAACAAGGGTTTTAACTTGGGGCGGGTTGGTAGAGCAAACCAGCACAGAAAAAGCCGATATTTATTTGCAGGCTTATCAGGATAATATTATCGCCAACAAAGCAAATGGCTGTATTGGTTCCTTTGTTTTCCTATGGGGATACCAAACCCATGGCGAAGTATTGACCTGGTTCGGTATGTTTGACAAAAAGGGCTATACTTTCCCAGCTGTGGATGCCATGCAGTTTGCTTGGACGGGAAGCTATCCGGCAAATAGGGCACCGGTAATTTTAAACCGTAACCAGATGCTAATGGATGGCAAGAAAGCTGAAGACAATATCATGGTGGCCAAGGCTTCGGCACATACCGCTTCGGTAGTGGCAACAGATCCAGAAAACGACCCACTAACTTACGCTTGGAGAATTGTAAAAGAGAAAGCTGCAGCTGCCGATGGCAGTTTGGCAGATGGCATCGCTGGACTGATTACCACCAATACCACTGCGAACATCACTTTTACAGCACCAAACGAAACAGGTGCCTACCGTCTAATTGTTTTCGTTTCTGATGATACCAACAAAAAAGTAGCAAGTGCGGTCATTCCGTTTTACGTTAATTAA
- a CDS encoding carbon starvation protein A has translation MEFLNGVNALTLVFVSLLVFAIAYRFYGIFMANKVLKLNAKNVTPAIEFADGKDYVATNKNVLFGHHFAAIAAAGPLVGPVLAAQFGYLPGTLWILIGCVLGGGVHDMIVLFASVRHKGQSLATIASKEIGKGTGTIAGFAILFILILTLAGLSLACISAMHEASWSLFTVIATMPIAVLMGLIMRYRKNSVTLASIIGGVLLIASIIGGHNLMQIKEVSDLFHWNIKTISISITIYGFLASVLPVWLLLVPRDYLSTYLKIGTILMLAVGVIFVHPTLQMPAITEFISGGGPVIGGPVLPFIFIVIACGAISGFHAVIATGTTPKMLNSEKEILFVGYGAMLVEGFVALMALIAACTLVPGDYFAINTPKEIYDTFLAQNPSLHAVDLAHFSEKIGVDLHGRTGGAVSLAVGMAHIFNKIPFMDDVMAYWYNFAIMFEAVFILTAIDAGTRVGRFFLQEMIGGVIPKFNDKNWMPGILISSAIFTFSWGYLVYTGNVSSIWPLFGISNQLLAACGLIVCTTMLIRMNRKKYALCSAIPGVFMAIITFWAGYEQVVNVYLPKQQYLLASLAILAMVLMLIVFINTFNRWSKLLKMEAKHIDYYGDTVKELVER, from the coding sequence ATGGAATTTTTAAACGGGGTAAACGCCCTCACACTTGTATTTGTTTCACTATTGGTATTTGCTATCGCCTATAGGTTTTACGGTATATTCATGGCCAATAAAGTGTTGAAACTAAATGCAAAGAACGTAACACCGGCCATCGAATTTGCCGATGGCAAGGATTATGTAGCTACCAACAAAAACGTACTTTTTGGACATCATTTTGCTGCCATCGCTGCCGCGGGGCCTTTGGTAGGGCCGGTGTTGGCAGCCCAGTTTGGTTATTTGCCGGGCACCCTTTGGATTTTAATTGGCTGTGTGTTGGGTGGTGGCGTTCATGATATGATTGTACTTTTTGCATCGGTACGCCACAAGGGACAAAGTTTGGCCACCATTGCCAGTAAAGAGATTGGCAAGGGAACCGGTACCATTGCAGGTTTCGCCATTCTTTTTATCCTTATTTTAACCTTGGCGGGCCTTTCTTTGGCTTGTATCAGCGCCATGCATGAAGCCTCGTGGTCGTTGTTTACCGTAATTGCCACTATGCCAATTGCCGTTTTGATGGGGCTGATCATGCGATACAGAAAAAACAGTGTTACACTGGCCAGCATCATTGGTGGTGTACTGCTTATTGCTAGTATTATTGGTGGTCATAATTTAATGCAGATCAAGGAAGTTAGCGACCTTTTCCATTGGAATATCAAGACCATTTCAATTTCTATCACCATTTATGGTTTTTTGGCCTCAGTTTTACCTGTGTGGTTGCTTTTGGTACCAAGAGATTATTTATCAACTTATTTAAAGATTGGTACAATTTTGATGTTGGCCGTTGGGGTCATTTTTGTGCATCCTACCTTGCAGATGCCAGCCATTACAGAATTTATTAGTGGCGGCGGACCAGTAATAGGCGGTCCAGTGTTACCGTTTATCTTCATCGTTATCGCCTGTGGTGCCATTTCAGGTTTCCACGCGGTAATTGCTACTGGTACCACACCAAAAATGCTGAACAGCGAAAAGGAAATCCTTTTTGTGGGTTATGGAGCCATGTTGGTAGAAGGTTTCGTGGCGCTGATGGCCTTGATTGCAGCATGTACATTGGTGCCGGGAGATTATTTCGCCATCAATACACCAAAAGAAATTTACGATACCTTTTTGGCACAAAACCCGAGTTTACATGCCGTAGACCTAGCCCACTTTAGTGAAAAAATTGGCGTTGATTTACATGGTAGAACTGGTGGAGCGGTTTCCTTAGCGGTGGGCATGGCACATATCTTCAATAAAATTCCTTTTATGGATGATGTAATGGCCTATTGGTACAACTTCGCCATCATGTTCGAAGCCGTGTTCATCCTTACTGCTATTGATGCTGGTACGAGAGTCGGACGTTTCTTTCTACAAGAAATGATTGGTGGTGTAATTCCAAAATTCAACGATAAAAACTGGATGCCGGGCATTTTGATTAGTAGTGCCATTTTTACCTTTTCGTGGGGCTATTTGGTATACACGGGCAATGTGAGTAGTATTTGGCCGCTGTTTGGTATCAGTAACCAGTTATTAGCAGCCTGCGGTCTAATTGTCTGTACCACTATGCTCATCCGTATGAATAGGAAGAAATATGCTTTGTGTTCCGCTATTCCTGGGGTATTTATGGCCATCATTACGTTTTGGGCGGGCTACGAACAGGTGGTAAATGTCTATCTGCCCAAACAACAATATTTGCTGGCTTCCTTGGCCATCTTAGCGATGGTGCTAATGCTCATCGTATTTATCAACACCTTTAACAGGTGGAGCAAGCTGTTGAAAATGGAGGCAAAACATATCGACTATTATGGAGACACCGTGAAGGAACTGGTAGAAAGATAG